One Deinococcus sp. LM3 genomic region harbors:
- a CDS encoding 3-deoxy-7-phosphoheptulonate synthase, whose product MTHPDPIIEAGRTENLNVSGFTPLITPRALKARWPLTAPAEATVLAGRQAAQDILHGRDDRLLVVVGPCSIHDHEQALEYAHRLAALRERVKDRLEVHMRVYVDKPRTTVGWRGYLLDPDMNGTNDINKGLELTRKLMVQVSELGLPVATELLDPFAPQYVFDAVAWACLGARTTESQTHRVMSSAVSAPMGFKNGTGGGIKLAVDAIVAAAAPHAFFTVDDDGQACIVHTLGNPDGHVILRGGRGGPNYAPQFVKEAASLMTAAGLTPAVMVDCSHANSGSDHTRQSLVWRDVLHQRAAGQSAVRGLMIESNLRPGKQGIPADLSTLVPGLSVTDACVGWDETEALLLEAHAALGRETVSG is encoded by the coding sequence ATGACGCACCCGGACCCCATCATCGAAGCTGGCCGCACCGAGAACCTCAACGTGAGCGGCTTCACGCCCCTGATCACCCCCCGCGCCCTGAAGGCCCGCTGGCCCCTGACCGCGCCGGCCGAGGCGACCGTGCTGGCCGGACGGCAGGCCGCGCAGGACATCCTGCATGGCCGCGACGACCGCCTGCTGGTCGTGGTCGGCCCCTGCTCGATCCACGACCACGAGCAGGCGCTCGAGTACGCCCACCGCCTCGCGGCGCTGCGTGAACGCGTGAAGGACCGCCTCGAAGTGCACATGCGCGTGTACGTCGACAAACCCCGCACCACCGTCGGCTGGCGCGGCTACCTGCTCGACCCGGACATGAACGGCACGAACGACATCAACAAGGGCCTCGAACTGACCCGCAAACTCATGGTGCAGGTCAGCGAACTGGGCCTGCCCGTCGCCACGGAACTGCTCGACCCCTTCGCGCCGCAGTACGTGTTCGATGCCGTCGCCTGGGCCTGCCTGGGTGCCCGCACCACCGAAAGCCAGACGCACCGCGTCATGAGCAGTGCCGTGTCCGCCCCGATGGGCTTCAAGAACGGCACGGGCGGCGGCATCAAGCTCGCCGTGGACGCCATCGTGGCCGCCGCCGCCCCGCACGCCTTCTTCACCGTCGACGACGACGGACAGGCCTGCATCGTCCACACACTCGGCAACCCCGACGGGCACGTCATCCTGCGCGGCGGACGCGGCGGCCCCAACTACGCCCCGCAGTTCGTCAAGGAGGCCGCCAGCCTCATGACCGCCGCCGGCCTGACCCCGGCCGTCATGGTGGACTGCTCGCACGCCAACAGCGGCAGCGACCACACCCGCCAGAGCCTCGTGTGGCGCGACGTGCTGCACCAGCGCGCCGCCGGACAGAGCGCCGTGCGCGGCCTGATGATCGAGAGCAACCTCCGCCCCGGCAAACAGGGCATCCCCGCCGACCTGAGCACCCTGGTGCCCGGCCTGAGCGTCACGGACGCCTGCGTCGGCTGGGATGAGACTGAGGCCCTGCTGCTCGAAGCGCACGCCGCGCTGGGCCGCGAGACCGTCAGCGGCTGA
- a CDS encoding YIP1 family protein, whose translation MRNPVTGPEATVQNMFAQSTAVLTQPSPATFERYERGGGLRSALTYVMVAAVVSAVIAAVFSFLHSDVTFFGQLFSRLIGVPVGFLMFTGAVYLIGRTLFKGTGTYPEVAYTFALFYVPISIVMTLLGIIPILGWLISLALSLVLVYFGFLAVQSSMNLRDQTQAAVTLVLAWIAQAVVTGLIALFFGTLFAVGRAVTGG comes from the coding sequence ATGAGAAACCCCGTCACCGGACCGGAAGCGACCGTGCAGAACATGTTCGCGCAGAGCACCGCCGTCCTCACGCAGCCCAGCCCCGCCACCTTCGAACGCTACGAGCGCGGCGGCGGCCTGCGCAGCGCCCTGACGTACGTGATGGTGGCCGCCGTCGTCTCGGCCGTGATTGCCGCCGTGTTCTCGTTCCTGCACAGCGACGTGACCTTCTTCGGGCAGCTGTTCAGCCGCCTGATCGGCGTGCCCGTCGGCTTCCTGATGTTCACGGGCGCGGTGTACCTGATCGGCCGCACGCTGTTCAAGGGCACCGGCACGTACCCGGAAGTGGCGTACACCTTCGCGCTGTTCTACGTGCCGATCAGCATCGTCATGACCCTCCTCGGCATCATCCCGATCCTGGGGTGGCTGATCAGCCTCGCCCTGAGCCTCGTGCTGGTGTACTTCGGGTTCCTGGCCGTGCAGAGCAGCATGAACCTGCGCGACCAGACGCAGGCCGCCGTCACGCTGGTTCTGGCGTGGATCGCGCAGGCGGTCGTGACCGGCCTGATCGCCCTGTTCTTCGGCACGCTGTTCGCCGTGGGCCGCGCCGTCACCGGCGGCTGA
- a CDS encoding permease prefix domain 1-containing protein, which yields MSRVSRYIRRATTGLPRHERLEVAAELRTHLLDRVRQLEAEGFSRQEAEHLAVSAMGHPAGTNRALLGHVFTTALGWTVLTALMIGGGGWWTWTHVPLPLPGVREASWNWSQDLSSDDLRDVLATPDAPRGQMLAATLRVPPRTEWVYVALTPLAQTKGRASLSAHRLVPAPGTGPNRVRLARAVLGSSPWDASLCHGDGLALFAALTWPAEKDPSRESPTCLADLPPRAGLDWVQGSWGRTSWTVRDVLNSDHRSARTLPMNEWTPLAVYGLDYTQAGGKQRSVIWREDGQEMNVAYLYSVMPADHRRHPARDGAAPDVTFIQDGATNWRKGTPDLPWPQPDLSR from the coding sequence GTGAGCCGCGTCTCCCGTTACATCCGCCGCGCCACGACCGGCCTGCCCCGCCACGAACGACTGGAGGTCGCCGCCGAACTGCGCACCCACCTGCTCGACCGGGTGCGGCAACTGGAGGCCGAGGGATTCAGCCGCCAGGAGGCCGAGCATCTGGCCGTGTCCGCCATGGGCCACCCGGCGGGCACCAACCGCGCCCTGCTGGGGCACGTGTTCACCACCGCGCTGGGCTGGACGGTCCTGACCGCCCTGATGATCGGGGGCGGAGGCTGGTGGACCTGGACCCACGTGCCGCTCCCGCTGCCCGGCGTGCGCGAGGCCAGCTGGAACTGGTCGCAGGACCTGAGCAGCGACGACCTGCGGGACGTGCTCGCCACACCGGACGCCCCCCGGGGTCAGATGCTGGCCGCCACCCTGCGTGTCCCCCCACGTACCGAGTGGGTGTACGTGGCCTTGACGCCGCTGGCGCAGACGAAGGGGCGCGCCTCACTGTCCGCCCACCGGCTGGTTCCCGCACCGGGCACAGGGCCGAACCGGGTGCGGCTGGCACGGGCCGTGCTGGGGAGCAGTCCCTGGGACGCCAGCCTGTGTCACGGCGACGGGCTGGCGCTGTTCGCGGCCCTGACCTGGCCCGCCGAGAAAGACCCTTCCCGCGAATCTCCCACCTGTCTGGCGGACCTTCCGCCCCGTGCTGGCCTCGACTGGGTTCAGGGCAGCTGGGGACGAACCTCATGGACTGTCAGGGACGTCCTTAACAGCGACCACCGCTCGGCCCGGACGCTGCCCATGAACGAGTGGACGCCCCTGGCCGTGTATGGCCTGGACTACACGCAGGCGGGCGGGAAGCAGCGGAGCGTGATCTGGCGGGAGGACGGGCAGGAGATGAACGTGGCGTACCTGTACTCGGTGATGCCCGCTGACCACCGGCGGCACCCGGCCAGGGATGGCGCCGCCCCGGACGTGACCTTCATCCAGGACGGGGCGACCAACTGGCGCAAGGGCACGCCGGACCTTCCCTGGCCGCAACCGGACCTCAGCCGCTGA
- a CDS encoding transglutaminase family protein, with protein MRCEIRHATEYRYPKPAWDSFNQVRLHPSQETRQTVRSFHLHVAPDAEVTSHKDYFGAIVHHVHVHDPHTHLLIEAQAIVDTHPVPDPAAVTFGTLAALRGQHTEFLVASPRVPGGAWPELFGVARPAGGDDLPSFLSDLNSQLYRQFTYDTQATTVSTPLAEFATHQRGVCQDFTHAMLGVTRQLGIPARYVSGYLYSGGEMVGAEATHAWVECFIPGYGWLGFDPTNNCVAREKHVKIGHGREYSDVSPVRGTYYGGGQGRMDVAVHVYGDQ; from the coding sequence ATGCGCTGCGAGATCCGGCACGCCACCGAGTACCGCTACCCCAAGCCCGCCTGGGATTCGTTCAATCAGGTGCGGCTGCACCCCAGTCAGGAGACCCGGCAGACCGTGCGGTCCTTTCATCTGCACGTCGCGCCGGACGCCGAGGTGACCTCGCACAAGGATTACTTCGGGGCGATCGTGCATCACGTGCACGTGCACGACCCGCACACGCACCTGCTGATCGAGGCGCAGGCCATCGTGGATACGCACCCGGTGCCGGACCCGGCGGCCGTGACGTTCGGGACGCTGGCGGCGCTGAGGGGCCAGCACACCGAGTTCCTGGTGGCCAGTCCGCGCGTGCCCGGCGGCGCGTGGCCGGAACTGTTCGGCGTGGCCCGCCCGGCCGGCGGGGACGACCTGCCGTCGTTCCTGTCGGACCTGAATTCGCAGCTGTACCGGCAGTTCACGTACGACACGCAGGCCACGACCGTCAGCACGCCGCTGGCCGAGTTCGCCACGCACCAGCGCGGCGTGTGCCAGGACTTCACTCACGCCATGCTGGGCGTGACGCGGCAGCTGGGCATCCCGGCACGGTACGTGAGCGGGTACCTGTACAGCGGCGGCGAGATGGTCGGCGCGGAGGCCACGCACGCCTGGGTGGAGTGCTTCATTCCGGGGTACGGCTGGCTGGGCTTCGATCCCACGAACAACTGCGTGGCACGCGAGAAGCACGTGAAGATCGGGCACGGCCGCGAGTACAGCGACGTGTCCCCGGTGCGCGGCACGTACTACGGGGGCGGGCAGGGCCGCATGGACGTGGCGGTGCACGTGTACGGCGACCAGTAA
- a CDS encoding family 16 glycosylhydrolase: protein MTRSRLPSTLTLALCAALLAGCARSGPTGPQPVWQDEFNGTTLSSARWTPQIGNGFMSGSEYVSGWGNNELQYYTDRPENVRVENGELVITARRGAYQGIANGQTSTFDWTSARVRTAGKFSRAYGKFEIRAKFPTGKGLWPAIWMLPEEPNPYGTWAAGGEIDIAEGWGSKPTELAQTLHYGGQWPNNVYSGTTVNFPNGGTMDQWHTYTVEWTPGKIQWFIDGQLTSEKTGWWSAKGTPPTSDADLHSWPAPFDKPFHLLLNLAVGGNFDGNPNASTPDTAEMRVDYVRVYGLTGETASPGPRPATKFPWTPAVARPAQPDGNLVFNESFDWADTDPRVTADASRLDGVTQSAYWTLFRSDGQATLSNDTAAGKALKVDITNPGSVNYAVQVRQDGLNLETGGKYEVSFDAWAQTARPMMLKVGGGQDRGYAAYSGEQTIQLGTTKERKTVTFDMKATTDAATRLEFNLGNAGTGPVWIDNVVVKRVGNAAGARPPAADGNLLYNAAFTQDSPTHPGITGVPGTAYWTTWSNVPERLNTSVSGGTVTLNVKDVDPANNWHIQLNQTDVPLTAGKSYTLTFKGRATDAREVAVVIGENGGSYARYLDKTAALNATEQTFTYTFTAAATNPAAQLQILGAVGTPGSSYGLSFRDFRLVQNP, encoded by the coding sequence ATGACCCGATCCCGCCTGCCGTCCACCCTGACCCTCGCCCTGTGCGCCGCGCTGCTCGCCGGCTGCGCCCGCTCCGGCCCCACCGGACCGCAACCCGTCTGGCAGGACGAGTTCAACGGCACCACCCTCAGCAGCGCCCGCTGGACCCCGCAGATCGGCAACGGGTTCATGTCCGGCAGCGAGTACGTGAGTGGCTGGGGCAACAACGAACTCCAGTACTACACCGACCGGCCCGAAAACGTGCGCGTCGAGAACGGCGAACTGGTCATCACGGCCCGCCGGGGCGCCTACCAGGGAATCGCGAACGGCCAGACCAGCACCTTCGACTGGACCTCGGCCCGCGTCCGCACCGCCGGGAAGTTCAGCCGCGCCTACGGCAAATTCGAGATCCGCGCGAAATTCCCCACCGGCAAGGGCCTGTGGCCCGCCATCTGGATGCTGCCGGAAGAACCCAACCCCTACGGCACCTGGGCGGCCGGCGGCGAGATCGACATCGCCGAGGGCTGGGGCAGCAAACCCACGGAACTCGCGCAGACCCTGCACTACGGCGGGCAGTGGCCGAACAACGTGTACTCCGGCACCACCGTGAACTTCCCGAACGGCGGCACCATGGACCAGTGGCACACCTACACCGTGGAGTGGACGCCCGGCAAGATCCAGTGGTTCATCGACGGCCAACTGACCAGCGAGAAGACCGGCTGGTGGAGCGCCAAGGGCACGCCCCCCACCAGCGACGCCGACCTGCACTCCTGGCCCGCCCCGTTCGACAAGCCGTTCCACCTGCTGCTGAACCTCGCAGTGGGCGGCAACTTCGACGGCAACCCGAACGCCAGCACCCCCGACACCGCCGAGATGCGCGTGGATTACGTGCGCGTGTACGGCCTGACCGGCGAGACCGCCAGCCCCGGCCCCCGCCCCGCCACGAAATTCCCCTGGACGCCCGCCGTGGCCCGGCCCGCCCAGCCCGACGGCAACCTCGTGTTCAACGAATCCTTCGACTGGGCCGACACCGATCCGCGCGTCACGGCTGACGCCTCCCGCCTGGACGGCGTGACCCAGAGCGCGTACTGGACGCTATTCCGCAGCGACGGGCAGGCCACCCTGAGTAACGACACCGCCGCCGGGAAGGCCCTGAAGGTGGATATCACCAACCCCGGCAGCGTGAATTACGCCGTGCAGGTCCGGCAGGACGGCCTGAACCTCGAAACCGGCGGGAAGTACGAGGTGTCCTTCGACGCCTGGGCGCAGACCGCGCGGCCCATGATGCTGAAAGTCGGTGGCGGCCAGGACCGCGGGTACGCCGCGTACTCCGGCGAGCAGACCATCCAGCTGGGCACCACGAAGGAGCGCAAGACGGTCACCTTCGACATGAAAGCCACCACGGACGCCGCCACCCGCCTGGAATTCAACCTCGGGAACGCCGGGACCGGCCCCGTCTGGATCGACAACGTGGTCGTCAAGCGCGTCGGGAACGCCGCCGGGGCCCGCCCACCCGCCGCCGACGGAAACCTGCTGTACAACGCCGCGTTCACGCAGGACAGCCCCACCCACCCCGGCATCACGGGCGTGCCCGGCACCGCCTACTGGACCACCTGGAGCAATGTTCCGGAACGCCTGAACACCAGCGTCAGCGGCGGCACCGTCACCCTGAACGTCAAGGACGTGGACCCCGCCAACAACTGGCACATCCAGCTGAACCAGACCGACGTGCCCCTGACCGCCGGGAAGTCCTACACCCTGACCTTCAAGGGCAGGGCCACCGACGCCCGCGAGGTCGCCGTCGTGATCGGCGAGAACGGCGGCAGCTACGCCCGCTACCTCGATAAGACCGCCGCCCTGAACGCCACCGAGCAGACCTTCACGTACACCTTCACGGCGGCCGCCACGAACCCCGCCGCGCAACTCCAGATTCTCGGCGCGGTCGGCACGCCCGGCAGCAGCTACGGCCTGAGCTTCCGCGACTTCAGGCTCGTGCAGAACCCCTGA
- a CDS encoding phosphodiester glycosidase family protein, whose amino-acid sequence MLLLTALLGGAASARPVAIGGVKQSAALDSRQFAGGEALAVWTLPRLGVAVRNDPQDLRLQLTRNQVTRELRFSPQTGWRAVGFTLNTKLPLPELAGGSLFVPLQALTALGVTVTADAPDLLDFAAPTQVPLETLPPSPTIPATGTPGTGTPGTGTPSPATGTPAGVTPLPVPPTTTPPTTTPPTTTPPVPTFTPVASLGTVRVSRALHRTVEVQRVVLELNVADSRLTPFAVTREAAGLTVTLPGVSAAPVTQKLESGDQLSVQPTATGAAVRLGTGGGRSEIFTLDNPARVVIDTTTYTDTRVPPPINPDSLAPGVTYRQQGKLHLLSFDPAQYQTRVVSAPAGRTSGVADLVRSVGGVAGVNGGYFDPASSLPVDLVATGGLMTAGSLEKRATLGVTAQGDTLFGYPRPRYVLSGTDSLGAPFSVTVNSVRARSAPDLLTAFVGDGRSSVGADGLTTLYAAPGSATVLRALTGPVTPPAGTLSFTFDPARYPQLPRSAGAPLTVSLNWRADAPWDGAVDALSAGPLLVQGGRVVLDPVREGFNTSASIWRPTRQVAFGTLGGQPTIAYLEHGSPETFAAALAGAGLRDAVRLDSGSSATAYVTGGYADLGGYLNTVWSRSVPNALVLVPRPGTAAAKK is encoded by the coding sequence CTGCTGCTGCTGACCGCGCTGCTGGGCGGGGCAGCGTCGGCGCGGCCCGTTGCGATCGGCGGCGTGAAACAGAGTGCCGCGCTCGATTCGCGGCAGTTCGCGGGTGGCGAGGCACTGGCCGTGTGGACCCTGCCGAGGCTGGGCGTGGCGGTGCGCAACGACCCGCAGGACCTGCGCCTGCAACTGACGCGCAATCAGGTGACGCGCGAACTGCGCTTCTCGCCGCAGACCGGGTGGCGGGCCGTGGGGTTCACGCTGAACACGAAACTGCCGCTGCCGGAACTGGCGGGCGGCAGCCTGTTCGTGCCGCTTCAGGCGCTGACGGCGCTGGGCGTGACCGTCACGGCGGACGCCCCGGACCTGCTGGATTTCGCGGCGCCCACACAGGTGCCACTCGAGACGCTGCCACCCTCGCCCACGATTCCCGCCACTGGCACTCCCGGCACTGGCACTCCCGGCACTGGCACTCCTTCTCCGGCCACGGGCACCCCGGCAGGCGTGACGCCGCTCCCGGTGCCGCCCACCACCACGCCGCCCACCACCACACCGCCCACCACCACACCGCCCGTCCCGACCTTCACGCCGGTCGCGTCGCTGGGCACGGTCCGCGTGAGCCGCGCGCTGCACCGCACGGTCGAGGTGCAGCGCGTCGTGCTGGAACTGAACGTGGCAGACTCGCGCCTCACGCCGTTCGCCGTGACGCGCGAGGCGGCCGGGCTGACCGTCACGCTGCCCGGCGTGAGTGCTGCGCCCGTCACGCAGAAACTGGAGTCCGGCGATCAGCTGTCCGTGCAGCCCACCGCGACCGGCGCGGCCGTCCGGCTCGGCACCGGCGGGGGCCGCAGCGAGATCTTCACGCTGGACAACCCGGCCCGCGTGGTCATCGACACGACCACCTACACCGACACGCGCGTGCCGCCGCCCATCAACCCGGACTCCCTGGCCCCCGGCGTCACGTACCGGCAGCAGGGCAAACTGCACCTGCTGAGTTTCGACCCGGCGCAGTACCAGACCCGCGTCGTGAGCGCCCCGGCCGGCCGGACGAGCGGCGTGGCGGACCTCGTGCGGTCGGTGGGCGGCGTGGCCGGCGTGAACGGCGGATACTTCGACCCGGCCAGCAGCCTCCCGGTGGATCTGGTCGCCACGGGCGGCCTGATGACGGCCGGCAGCCTGGAGAAACGCGCCACGCTGGGCGTCACGGCGCAGGGCGACACGCTGTTCGGCTACCCCCGCCCCCGCTACGTCCTGAGCGGCACGGACAGCCTGGGCGCGCCGTTCAGCGTCACCGTGAACAGCGTGCGCGCCCGGTCCGCCCCGGACCTGCTGACTGCCTTCGTCGGGGACGGGCGCAGCAGCGTCGGCGCGGACGGCCTGACCACCCTGTACGCCGCGCCGGGCAGCGCCACGGTCCTGCGCGCCCTGACCGGCCCGGTCACGCCGCCCGCCGGGACGCTCAGCTTCACCTTCGACCCGGCCCGCTACCCGCAACTGCCACGCTCGGCCGGCGCGCCCCTGACCGTCAGTCTGAACTGGCGGGCCGACGCCCCCTGGGACGGCGCGGTGGACGCCCTGAGTGCCGGGCCGCTGCTCGTGCAGGGCGGCCGGGTCGTGCTGGACCCGGTTCGCGAGGGGTTCAACACCAGCGCCAGCATCTGGCGGCCCACCCGGCAGGTGGCGTTCGGGACGCTGGGCGGCCAGCCCACGATCGCCTACCTGGAACACGGCAGTCCCGAAACCTTCGCCGCCGCGCTGGCCGGGGCGGGCCTGCGGGATGCCGTGCGCCTCGACAGTGGCAGCAGCGCCACCGCGTATGTCACGGGCGGGTACGCCGACCTGGGCGGGTACCTGAACACCGTCTGGAGCCGCAGCGTGCCCAACGCGCTGGTGCTGGTGCCGCGCCCCGGCACGGCCGCCGCGAAGAAGTGA
- the uvsE gene encoding UV DNA damage repair endonuclease UvsE encodes MRPLRPALHVAQEMGTRLGSGPVLLGPLPRRRQAGPPVTTPPAPTPVSPAYGLVCLTAGPEVRFRTITLTRYRALTPAAREGALLDLYADNTARLRAAAAFCQERGIRLYRLSSSLFPMLDLAGDDVGAAVLTHLAPQLTRAGQAFADAGIRVLMHPEQFIVLNSDRPEVRENSLRAIGAHARVMDSLGLSRTPWNLLLLHGGKGGRAAELRALIPDLPDAVRLRLGLENDERAYSPRDLLPVCEATGTPLVFDAHHHVIHDRLPDQEHPSVREWVLSARRTWTPPDWQVVHLSNGIDGPQDRRHSHLITHLPSAYHDVPWIEVEAKGKEEALAALSAPT; translated from the coding sequence CTGCGCCCACTGCGGCCTGCCCTTCACGTGGCGCAAGAAATGGGAACGCGACTGGGATCAGGTCCTGTACTGCTCGGACCGCTGCCGCGCCGCCGCCAAGCGGGACCGCCCGTGACCACGCCACCCGCCCCCACCCCCGTCAGCCCCGCCTACGGTCTGGTGTGCCTGACCGCCGGCCCCGAGGTCCGCTTCCGGACCATCACCCTCACCCGTTACCGCGCCCTGACCCCCGCCGCGCGCGAGGGTGCCCTGCTGGACCTGTACGCCGACAACACCGCCCGGCTGCGCGCCGCCGCCGCCTTCTGTCAGGAGCGCGGCATCCGGCTGTACCGCCTGAGTTCCAGTCTGTTCCCCATGCTGGACCTCGCCGGTGACGACGTGGGCGCGGCCGTCCTGACCCACCTCGCCCCGCAGCTGACCCGCGCCGGGCAGGCCTTCGCGGACGCCGGTATCCGCGTGCTGATGCACCCCGAGCAGTTCATCGTGCTGAACAGCGACCGACCCGAAGTCCGCGAGAACAGCCTGCGCGCCATCGGCGCCCACGCCCGCGTCATGGACAGCCTGGGCCTGAGTCGCACCCCCTGGAACCTGCTGCTGCTGCACGGCGGCAAGGGCGGCCGCGCCGCCGAACTGCGCGCCCTGATCCCCGACCTGCCGGACGCCGTGCGCCTGCGCCTAGGCCTGGAAAACGACGAACGCGCCTACAGCCCCCGCGACCTGCTGCCCGTCTGCGAGGCCACCGGCACGCCCCTCGTGTTCGACGCGCACCACCACGTCATCCACGACCGCCTGCCCGACCAGGAACACCCCAGCGTCCGCGAGTGGGTCCTGAGTGCCCGCCGCACCTGGACCCCCCCGGACTGGCAGGTCGTGCACCTCAGTAACGGCATCGACGGCCCCCAGGACCGCCGCCACAGCCATCTGATCACCCACCTGCCCAGCGCCTACCACGACGTTCCCTGGATCGAGGTCGAGGCCAAGGGTAAGGAGGAAGCCCTGGCGGCCCTGAGCGCTCCCACCTGA
- a CDS encoding 3'-5' exonuclease — MNVVVFDLETTGLSPERDGIVEIGAVRIVDGQVQEHLKYETLVRPTTPDGQTLMIPWRAEQVHGISNAMVRAAPTIAEVLPEFIEYVNGWPVVAHNIGFDGGFMRANAQRHGLTWAPASEHCTVQLSRRAFPKERAHNLTVLADRLGLNFAPGGRHRSFGDVQVTAQAYLRLMELINIRA, encoded by the coding sequence GTGAATGTTGTCGTGTTCGACCTTGAAACCACGGGCCTCTCACCGGAACGGGACGGCATCGTGGAAATCGGCGCGGTGCGGATCGTGGACGGTCAGGTGCAGGAACACCTGAAGTACGAGACGCTGGTGCGCCCCACCACCCCGGACGGGCAGACCCTGATGATCCCCTGGCGGGCCGAGCAGGTGCACGGCATCAGCAACGCCATGGTCCGCGCCGCCCCGACCATCGCCGAGGTTCTGCCGGAATTCATCGAGTACGTGAACGGCTGGCCGGTCGTGGCGCACAACATCGGCTTCGACGGCGGCTTCATGCGCGCCAACGCCCAGCGGCACGGCCTGACCTGGGCGCCCGCCAGCGAACACTGCACCGTGCAACTCTCGCGCCGCGCCTTCCCCAAGGAACGCGCGCACAACCTGACCGTCCTGGCCGACCGTCTGGGCCTGAACTTCGCGCCCGGCGGCCGCCACCGCTCGTTCGGTGACGTGCAGGTGACCGCGCAGGCCTACCTGCGCCTGATGGAACTGATCAACATCCGGGCGTAG
- a CDS encoding alpha-E domain-containing protein, producing the protein MLLLSRLAENLYWIGRYMERAENTARLLNVNYYATLESAGRIREHWRPLLELTGGEGPVIERYGRVDTRSATTWLAFDLDNPSSIASSLARARQNARGLRDRIPSEMWEALNRSYLNLCFETGGVMDRDGLYEYCVAAREASQFFFGIAFATLPRDEGWSFLRSGQMLERADNTVRVLQARLDSPDDPAAAGGPADPTWRALQEQRWVSVLKGASAFEAYRKSVHSGIDPRGVAGFLLFDEYFPRSVRYSAENLHDALTQIDRCHPDAHPEILRLSRWLVARLQYARIDDVLGTPGPTLPELLVEINRVGGAIDAAYFQQE; encoded by the coding sequence ATGCTGCTGCTGTCACGACTGGCCGAGAACCTGTACTGGATCGGTCGGTACATGGAACGCGCCGAGAACACCGCGCGGCTGCTGAACGTCAACTACTACGCCACGCTGGAATCCGCCGGACGAATCCGCGAACATTGGCGGCCCCTGCTGGAACTCACGGGCGGCGAGGGTCCGGTCATCGAGCGGTACGGGCGGGTCGACACCCGCAGCGCCACGACGTGGCTGGCCTTCGACCTGGACAACCCCTCGAGTATCGCCAGCAGCCTCGCGCGCGCCCGGCAGAACGCGCGCGGCCTGCGCGACCGCATTCCCAGCGAGATGTGGGAGGCGCTGAACCGCTCGTACCTGAACCTGTGTTTCGAGACGGGCGGCGTGATGGACCGCGACGGCCTGTACGAGTACTGCGTGGCGGCGCGCGAGGCGTCGCAGTTCTTCTTCGGGATCGCGTTCGCGACCCTGCCGCGCGACGAGGGCTGGTCGTTCCTGCGCTCCGGTCAGATGCTGGAACGCGCCGACAACACCGTGCGGGTGCTGCAGGCACGGCTGGACAGCCCCGACGACCCGGCGGCGGCGGGCGGTCCGGCCGACCCGACGTGGCGGGCCCTGCAGGAGCAGCGCTGGGTGAGCGTCCTGAAGGGCGCGAGTGCCTTCGAGGCGTACCGCAAGAGCGTTCACAGCGGCATCGATCCGCGCGGCGTGGCGGGGTTCCTGCTGTTCGACGAGTACTTCCCGCGCAGCGTGCGCTACAGCGCCGAGAACCTGCACGACGCCCTGACGCAGATCGACCGCTGCCACCCGGACGCGCACCCGGAGATCCTGCGGCTGTCCCGCTGGCTGGTCGCGCGCCTGCAGTACGCCCGGATCGACGACGTGCTGGGAACGCCGGGACCGACACTGCCGGAGCTGCTGGTCGAGATCAACCGGGTGGGCGGCGCGATCGACGCGGCGTACTTCCAGCAGGAATGA
- a CDS encoding PadR family transcriptional regulator: MNPLKSGTIDLVILAAVQEQPRYGLELAQHIGTRSGGLFELSEGTLYPALLRLSRAGLIEGQWHPTPGGGSPRKVYTLTDSGGQELERRRGEWQKLQAAVNALISRRTELA, encoded by the coding sequence TTGAACCCACTCAAATCCGGCACCATCGACCTCGTCATCCTCGCGGCCGTTCAGGAACAGCCCCGCTACGGCCTGGAACTCGCGCAGCACATCGGCACCCGCAGCGGCGGCCTGTTCGAACTCAGCGAGGGCACCCTCTACCCCGCCCTGCTGCGCCTCAGTCGCGCCGGACTCATCGAGGGCCAGTGGCACCCCACCCCCGGCGGCGGCAGTCCCCGCAAGGTGTACACACTGACCGACAGCGGCGGTCAGGAACTGGAAAGGCGGCGCGGCGAGTGGCAGAAACTCCAGGCGGCCGTGAACGCCCTGATCAGCCGGCGAACGGAACTCGCGTGA